One Rhodothermales bacterium genomic window carries:
- a CDS encoding patatin-like phospholipase family protein codes for MIKQTYQKIRELIIPSHRPKRLALVLSGGGARGAYQAGVLKYIAETFPETRFQIMTGISAGAINTGYLANHTGSFQEAAEGLLGCWVDLAHDRVIRPESTVSFIRRMMSTVDTDSNGENADFDMSGKRGLLDPSPLRDYLATKLETTDGRLTGVQENIARGRLYAFAVTATNYMTGQTTTFVNGSSVERWVRPNRIGIHTETTIDHIMASAALPLIFPAVYIGGAWYGDGGVRMTMPLSPALNMGADHVMVISTRYDRSRVEADQPSIVGYPPAAQVIGILMNAIFLDVLDQDALMLQRVNELIAHLPPRHRRGLRPINLLMLRPSLDIGKLAGEYRPHFSGAFRLMTRGLGSERTKSADWMSMVLFERGYMERLIEIGYADGGKQRDEIERFLASSLAAQAANPSA; via the coding sequence GTGATCAAGCAGACGTACCAAAAGATCCGGGAGCTTATCATCCCGTCGCATCGCCCCAAGCGTCTCGCGCTCGTCCTGAGCGGGGGCGGCGCACGCGGTGCCTATCAGGCGGGGGTCCTAAAGTACATCGCCGAGACCTTTCCCGAAACCCGGTTCCAGATCATGACCGGCATATCGGCCGGCGCGATCAACACAGGGTACCTCGCCAATCATACCGGGAGCTTCCAGGAAGCGGCGGAGGGCCTGCTCGGCTGCTGGGTCGACCTCGCGCACGACCGGGTCATCCGGCCTGAATCCACCGTGAGTTTCATCCGGCGCATGATGAGCACCGTGGATACGGATTCCAACGGAGAGAATGCGGATTTCGACATGTCCGGCAAACGCGGCCTGCTCGACCCGTCGCCGCTGCGCGACTACCTGGCGACGAAGCTCGAAACGACAGACGGCCGCCTGACGGGGGTCCAGGAGAACATCGCCCGCGGCCGGCTCTATGCGTTCGCGGTGACCGCCACGAACTACATGACCGGGCAGACCACGACCTTTGTAAACGGAAGCTCCGTGGAACGCTGGGTGCGGCCGAACCGGATCGGCATCCACACCGAAACGACGATCGATCACATCATGGCGTCGGCGGCGCTGCCGCTCATCTTTCCGGCGGTGTATATCGGCGGCGCGTGGTACGGCGACGGGGGCGTGCGGATGACGATGCCGCTCTCGCCGGCGCTGAACATGGGCGCCGATCATGTCATGGTCATCTCCACCCGGTACGACCGCTCGCGGGTCGAGGCCGATCAGCCCTCGATCGTGGGATACCCGCCGGCGGCCCAGGTCATCGGCATCCTGATGAATGCGATCTTTCTGGATGTGCTGGACCAGGACGCCCTGATGCTGCAGCGCGTGAACGAGTTGATTGCCCATCTGCCGCCCAGACACCGGCGCGGCCTGCGTCCGATCAATCTCCTCATGCTGCGACCCTCCCTGGATATAGGGAAACTCGCCGGCGAATACCGCCCGCACTTCTCCGGCGCGTTCCGGCTGATGACGCGGGGGCTCGGGTCGGAACGGACGAAGAGCGCCGACTGGATGAGCATGGTGCTCTTCGAGCGGGGCTACATGGAGCGCCTCATCGAGATCGGGTACGCCGACGGCGGCAAACAGCGGGACGAGATCGAACGCTTCCTGGCGTCGAGCCTGGCGGCCCAGGCTGCGAATCCTTCCGCGTGA
- a CDS encoding DNA-processing protein DprA — protein MNASPRALLAHALERLDGVGRVSAGRLVRHFESYHALTSYPREQVLTRLKSAPNANRLVDHLFDPQFMEPVLEAAEAELRGLEQSGIQAIAFGDAGWPADFSRLPASDQPNLLYLYGHRRVLEQPLAALFGKAALREEAFDYAQTLVRFLSGRNIHPVIGAAHGFDVVMAKLSVDAATPALMLCASGLAHIAPPLRPTVSATVRAGGALLTSFPMQQPHFPHQDDDQALHMAAIAQAGIFLDPDPGEPAWKAMEWMLENHKAVFAVGNGPHPLPERIHLLETEIDQEWVATAVTEGRR, from the coding sequence ATGAATGCATCCCCACGCGCCTTGCTCGCACACGCGCTGGAACGGCTCGACGGCGTCGGCCGCGTCAGCGCCGGCCGCCTGGTGCGGCATTTCGAAAGCTACCATGCGCTGACGAGCTACCCCCGGGAGCAGGTGCTCACCCGGCTGAAAAGCGCGCCGAACGCGAATCGGCTGGTCGATCACCTCTTCGACCCGCAGTTCATGGAGCCCGTGCTCGAAGCCGCCGAAGCGGAGCTGCGCGGTCTGGAGCAATCCGGGATTCAGGCGATCGCCTTCGGAGACGCCGGCTGGCCGGCCGACTTCAGCCGACTCCCGGCGAGCGATCAGCCGAACCTGCTCTACCTCTACGGGCATCGCCGCGTCCTCGAGCAGCCGCTGGCCGCCCTGTTCGGCAAAGCGGCGCTGCGCGAGGAGGCGTTCGACTACGCGCAGACGCTCGTCCGCTTCCTCTCCGGCCGCAACATCCATCCCGTCATCGGCGCCGCGCACGGGTTCGATGTGGTGATGGCCAAGCTGAGCGTGGACGCCGCGACGCCGGCTCTGATGCTGTGCGCCTCCGGCCTCGCGCACATCGCGCCGCCCCTGCGTCCGACGGTCAGCGCCACGGTCCGCGCCGGCGGCGCCCTGCTCACCAGCTTCCCCATGCAACAGCCCCACTTTCCGCACCAGGACGACGATCAGGCGCTGCACATGGCGGCCATCGCGCAGGCGGGCATCTTCCTCGACCCCGACCCCGGCGAGCCGGCGTGGAAAGCCATGGAATGGATGCTCGAAAACCACAAGGCCGTCTTCGCCGTCGGAAACGGCCCGCATCCCCTGCCGGAACGCATCCATCTGCTGGAAACCGAAATCGACCAGGAGTGGGTGGCGACTGCCGTCACGGAAGGTCGTCGATAA
- a CDS encoding alkaline phosphatase family protein — MPAPDHILFVFVDGIGLGPATEDANPFARLRLPGFERLAGGAPLTDRAAPIREADHAFFGIDATLEVEGLPQSGTGQAALFTGLNAPRLAGQHYGPYPPTATYDAIASANIFRQIATQTGIGIGEQAFANAYPPPFFTHAETRNRWTVTTRCCREAGVRIRTMDDLRAGEALAADLTNRGLRDKLGIDVDPVTEETAADRLARLARRHRFTLFEYYLTDKAGHSQDVDTAAGVLASFDRFLGTLLETFDPRDTLFVLTSDHGNLEDLSTRSHTRNPVPFAALGAGAAQLHEVRDLTEVVPALLRLWQPA; from the coding sequence ATGCCCGCTCCCGATCATATCCTGTTTGTTTTTGTAGACGGCATCGGCCTCGGGCCGGCGACGGAAGACGCCAACCCGTTCGCCCGGCTCCGCCTGCCCGGCTTCGAACGCCTGGCCGGCGGGGCGCCGCTCACCGACCGCGCCGCCCCGATCCGCGAGGCCGATCACGCCTTCTTCGGCATCGACGCCACCCTCGAGGTGGAGGGGCTTCCGCAGAGCGGCACCGGGCAGGCGGCGCTCTTTACCGGGCTGAACGCGCCGCGCCTCGCCGGCCAGCACTACGGTCCCTACCCGCCGACCGCGACGTACGATGCGATCGCCTCGGCCAACATATTCCGCCAGATCGCAACACAAACAGGCATCGGCATCGGGGAGCAGGCCTTTGCGAATGCGTATCCGCCCCCCTTTTTCACCCACGCAGAGACGCGCAACCGCTGGACGGTGACGACCCGCTGCTGCCGCGAGGCCGGCGTGCGCATCCGCACCATGGACGATCTGCGCGCCGGCGAAGCGCTGGCCGCCGACCTGACCAACCGCGGACTCCGCGACAAGCTGGGCATCGACGTCGACCCCGTCACGGAGGAGACGGCCGCGGACCGGCTCGCCCGCCTGGCGCGCCGCCACCGCTTCACGCTCTTCGAATACTACCTGACCGACAAGGCCGGGCACAGCCAGGACGTCGATACGGCGGCCGGCGTACTCGCATCGTTCGATCGGTTTCTTGGCACATTGCTTGAGACCTTCGATCCGCGCGATACGCTGTTCGTATTGACCTCCGATCACGGCAATCTGGAGGACCTGAGCACCCGGAGCCACACGCGCAATCCCGTGCCGTTCGCGGCGCTGGGCGCCGGCGCCGCGCAGTTGCACGAGGTCCGCGATCTCACGGAGGTCGTCCCGGCGCTGCTGCGCCTCTGGCAACCCGCCTGA